Genomic segment of Vicinamibacterales bacterium:
TCGAGTGGCGCTTCCGGAGACGATGGTCCTCGGCGACAACCCGTTCGCCGTGCGCGGCGCCCTGCTGACGCACCCGGCGCTCCAGGTCGTGGCGGCGCGGCAGGAAGGTGTCGAACACCCGGCGATGATGGTGGCGCTCGCGCGCCGCGAGAAGGCGCGGAAAGGGGCCGGAGACGAGCGCGACTTCGTCGCGTCGCTCGAGATCCGCTGCGAGGTCGGTCACGGCGTCGAACCGGACGACCTCGATCGCGTCCATGATCTCGTCGTCCGAACGCGGCAGTTCACGACGACCGGACGTCAGTTCACGCGAGAAGCGCTCGCGGCCATGGACGGCGCCGCGGGCGGACGCGTGTTCACGTTGCGCGTCGAGGACCGCTTCGCCGACTACGGGCTCGTCGGCGTCGCGGTCGTCATCGGCTCGGTGCTCGAATTGCTCCTGCTCAGCTGCCGCGTCGTGGGCCTCGGCGTGGATCGGGCCTTCCTTCGCGTCATCCTCCAAGAGGTGTCGGAGGAACACGCAACCATACGCGCCCGGCTGCTGATGCTCGCCGAGAATGCGCCGGCGCGAGGGTTGTTCAGGAACAATGGCTTTCGTCAGGTGGACGACGGCACGTGGGAGATCGCACGCGACGGCATCCCGGCGCCCGGAGCACCGCCATCGCCGGAGGCCATCCGGGTGACGGTGCGCGGGGCCGTGTCGCCCCGGGATCTGGCACCTGGCGCGTCGCACGTGGTGGGAGACTGATCCATGCTCCGCTCGGACATCGAAGCGATCGTCCTCGAGACGATCCGCACGACGAACCTCGCGCGGGACCCCGGCCAGCAACTCGAGGTGTCGCCGGCTGCCCGGATCTTCGGCCGCGGATCGGCGCTCGATTCGATGGGGCTCGTGACGCTCCTGCTGGACGTCGAGGAGGCCCTGGGCACGGCGGGTCAGGACATCACGCTCACGGACGACCGGGCGATGTCGCAGTCGCGCAGTCCCTTCCGGAGCGTTCCCGCGCTCGTGGAATACATCGCCGTTCTGCTGGGAGAAGCTCCATGTCCACCGGCCGCCGCATCCTGATTACCGGCGCCAGCCGAGGCCTTGGCCTCGCCATGGTTCGCCACCATCTGGACCGCGGGGACATCGTCCTCGGCTGCGCGAGGAGCGGCACCGAGGTGACGCACCCGGGCTACAGCCACCTGCAGCACGACGTCTGCAAGGAATCCGAGGTCGACGCCCTCTTCAAGGAGGTACGGGCACGGGGCGGCCTGGACGTCCTCATCAACAACGCCGGCGTGGCCGGCATGAACGCGGTGGCGCTGACGACGGCCGACGCGGCCCGGCGGATCATCGACGTGAACGTGCTGGGGACGTTCCTGTGTTCGCGCGCGGCAATCCGGCTGTTGCGCGCGTCGCCGGCCGGGCGGATTGTGAACGTCACGTCGGTCGCCGTGCCGCTCCGGCTCGAGGGCGAGGCGATGTACGCCGCTGCCAAGAGCGCCGTCGAGACTTTCACGCGGATCATCGCCCGCGAGGTGGCGCCGCTCGGGATCACGTGCAACGCCGTCGGACCCTCGCCGGTCCGCACGCGGCTGACGGAAAGCGTGCCGAAGGAGAAGATCGAGGAACTGCTCGGGCGTCAGGCCATCCCGCGCTGGGGTGAACCGGCCGACGTCATCAACGTCGTGGACTTCTTCCTCAGACCGGAGAGCGCCCTCGTCACCGGGCAGGTCGTCTACCTCGGAGGCGTCGGATGACGTGCGTGGACTTCCTGCTCGCGCGGATGGCGGAGCACGCTGATGCGCTGGCGGTTGCCGCCGGCGACACCACGTGCACGTATCGCGAGATCCTCGAAGAGACGGCGACCTGGCGTGAGCGCGTGGAGAAGGCCGGCGTGCCGCGCGGGGCCGTGGTCAGCGTCGAAGGAGATTACGGCGTCGGACCGATTGCGGCGTTCCTTGCACTGGCCGAGCGCGGCGCGGTGATCGTGCCGCTCTCCCCGGACTCGGCCCAGCACCTGGACGAGTTCCTGCAACTGGGTCAGGTCGAGTTCCGCCTTCGCGCGGCAGACAGCGCCGAGGCGCAGCCAACCGGCCGCCGTGCGGGCCACGCCTGCTACGACACGCTCTGTCAGCGCCGGGTGCCGGGGCTCGTGCTGTTCACGTCGGGCTCCACGGGCCGTCACAAGGCGGCCGTGCACGACCTCGCTCGCCTGTTGAGAAAGTTCGAGACACGGCGCCACCGGCGCCGCACGCTGGTGTTTCTCCAGTTGGATCACATCGGCGGTGTGAACACCCTCCTCTACACGCTCTCGAACGGCGGCGCCGTGGTCGCTCCACCGGATCGGTCCCCGGCGTCGGTCGCGGCCTGCATCGAGCGGTACGCGGTCGAATTACTGCCCACGTCGCCGACCTTCCTCAATCTGCTCCTGCTGTCTGGCGAGCACGAACGTCGAGACCTGTCGTCGCTCACCCTGATTACCTACGGCACGGAGGCAATGCCGGAGAGCACCCTGCGAAAGGTGGCGACCGCGTTCCCCCGGGCGAAGCTGCAGCAGACCTACGGCCTCACCGAGGTCGGCATCCTGCGGTCGCAGTCGCGCGGTTCCGATTCGCTCTGGGTTCGCGTGGGCGGGGAGGGCTACGAGACCAAGGTGGTCGACGGACGGCTCTGGGTCCGGGCCGAGTCGGCCATGCTCGGCTACCTGAATGCACCGAGCCCGTTCGACGCCGATGGCTTTCTCGATACCGGCGACCGGGTGGAGGTGGACGGCGAGTGGCTGCGGATCCTGGGCCGCGAGAGCGAGATCATCAATGTTGGCGGGAACAAGGTGTATCCGGCCGAGGTCGAGGACGCGCTGCTCGATCTGCCCGGCGTGAGGGACGCGGTTGTGCACGCCGAGCCGAATCCCATCACCGGGCAGATCGTCGCGGCGACGGTCGTGCTCGACGACCGAAGCGAGCCGGTCTCCGCGTTCAAGCTGCGGATGCGTCAGGGGCTCAAGCCGCGCCTGCCGGCGTGGAAGATTCCAGCCAAGGTGATCCTCGCGGACGGCCCGCTTCACTCGTCGCGCTTCAAACGGATGCGGGGCGCGGCGTCGCGCGAGCAGGAAAGGACGCGTTGACAAGGAAAGGACGCGTCCTTGACACCTCGGGACCCACGTTGTAACCTGCCCCGGGTCCGGCACAGCTTTGGGCTCAATCTGCACAAGTCAGTGTCAACGTCAGTGTCCGACACACGGAGGACGCTCATGGTCTCCAAGCTCGCGCGGCTGGCGCTACCGACGGTGGTGGCGCTTGTTCTGCCGTGGTTGGCGTCGGCGCAGCCTGCCAAGCCGCAGGCGCAGCCATCCAAACCCGCCGTTGCCGCCCAGGCGCTTCAGGCGCCGGCCGCGGAGGGTGCCTACCGGCCTCCGGTCGTCCAGTTCGATCCCAAGGGCCTCTCACTGCTCGACGCGGTCCGCCTCACGCTGGTGAACGATCCGAACGTGAAGCTGCGTGACACGGATGTCGAGCGGCAGTTGGGGGTCTTCCGGGAGCAGCGTGGGTTCTTCGACCTGACGCTGAAAGGCAAGGGAGACTTCCAGTACGTGCGGAGCGAGCTGCGCGATACGGACAAGCGCAACGAGCAGTTCAAGCGTGACCAACTCGACGACGGGATTGCCCAGGGTCAGAAGCTGCTGGCGAGCCTCAACCCCGCCGTCACCAACCTGAACAACCCGAAGCTGGTGACCGATCCGAAATCGGTTGACCTGCAGGCGAACGTGTCCGACACGGACGTGAAGACGGAGCTGTCGATGATCCAGTCACAGCTCTTTCTGATCAAGGACATGCTCGACAAGACGACGGATCCGACCACCAGGAAGGATCTGACCGACCTGCGCGACAAGACCATCAGCAACGGCCTGCAGCGGTTCAACGCGGCGCGGGACGCGACCAACAAGGCGGTCGCGGACACGATCGTCCTGCGCAGGAATCTGGGCGCCACGCCGCAGGATCGCTTCGACCGCAGCTCGAACGTCCGGTTGGACTTCACCAGGCCGACGCGCTCGGGCCTCGTGCTCAATCCGTTCGTGACGCTCAACTACACGGCGGCGAACTACGTCGGGAAGGACAGCTGGGACCCGAACTTCGGCGGCCTCGGCGTCAAGGACTTCTACAAGGGTGAGATCGGCTTCGACCTCACGGTGCCCCTGCTCCGCGGCCTGGGCAAGGACGACTCGGGAGCCACCGAGATGGCCGCGGCGCGCGACCTCGAGTCGGTGCGCTGGACGCTGGTCAACGAGAAGGCGCGGAGCGTGCTGAATACGGCGCTGGCGTACTGGGAAGCGCGGGCGGCCACCGAACTGGTGGACGTCGCGAAGCGGTCGGTGGACATGCAGTCCCAGATGGCGGACCTGGTGAAGAGGCTGGTGGCGGCGCAGGAGAAGGCGCGCACCGACGAGACCCGGGTCACGGCCAGTCTGGCCGATTCGCAGGCGCGGCTCGAGTCCGCCAACCGGCGCCTGGCCGAGGCGCGCGTGAACCTCGCGCGGGTGATCGGCGTGGCGGTGGGTGATGCCGGCTCGATCCCCCTCGCGGGCGATCCGTTCCCACGCCCTGGCGCGTTCACGGTGGACGCGGCGAGCCTCGCCGAGTTGACGAAGGCGGCGATCGCCGGGCGGCCCGACCAGATGGCGTTTGTCAAGACCGAGGAAGGAAGCAGGATCCTGTCGCGCGGCGCCAAGCTCGAGACGCGCCGGCAGCTGAACCTGAACCTGTCGGGATGGGGGAATTCGACGAGCGAGGATTCGCCAAAGTTCGGGCGCTGGGTGTTCCGGAGCGGCAGCGTGGGGCTCGACTTCGAGGTGCCGTTTGCGAACAACACGGCGCTGGGGCGTTACGACCAGGCGATGGCGGCCCTCCACCAGGACTCGATCAATACCGCCGATTCCTCGCGCACCATTGCCCTCAGCGTCTACCGCGTGGCCGAATCGCTGCGGCTGGCCGCCGAGCGGGTGAAGTGGGCGGAAGAGGCGGCGCTCGCCTACGAGAAGACCATCCAGGACGAGCAGGCGCGGATGAAGATGGGCGACTCGACGCTCATCGATACGATTCTCACCGAGCAGCAGACGACGGCGGCGCGGACCGCCTTCGTGCAGGCGCTGCAGGATTACGCGAGCCTGCTGGCCCGGCTGCGCTACGAATCGGGCACGCTGATTCGCGACGTCAACGGCCAGACCTCCGTCGCGCTCGAAAACCTCCTGACGGTGCCGTTGTCGCTGCAGAAGACGTCTCCAGCGAGGTAACGAACCATGTCACACATCCTTCTCCTTCTCCGACGAACGGGATGGGGTGTCGCATGGTTTGCGGTTGCGTGGCTGTCGGCCACCGCCGCGCCTGCGCAGACCCCGAAGGTCGTGAACCTCGATGAGGTGGTGAAGGCGACGCTCGACCGGTCTCCCGACGTGCTGGTCGCACGTGAGGATATCGCCGGGCGGACGGGCCGGCTGCGCGAGACGAAAGGGGCGTTCGACTCCACCCTGCACCTCGGCGCGACCTACCAGCACACCGACACCTACATTTCCGGCACCTGGTGGAACGAGGAGTACAAACGGCGGACGCAGTTCGAGCAGGCGCACGCGGCGTTGACGCTGATCCGCCAGCAACTGGCCGACGCCATTGCACGAGGATCGGCAGTCAAGCCGGTCTGCCCTCCCGGGTCGACCTTCGTGCCGCTCGACGCCACGGTGCCCGGTCAGCTCCCGCGGCCGGTCTGCACACCGGTGACGTCGGATCCGTTCGCGGCCGACCTGTCGACACTCGATCCTGCGAACTTCGACATCACCAGGTTCTACATGCCGGCGTCGCCCACGCGCGACCCGATGTCGGCCCTCGAGTTCACCAGGAAGTACGCGCAGATCAACGGCCTCCCGATCAACACGTTCGTCGAAGACTCGAAGCAGCGCGGCTATGACGAACTGCTGAAGAGCTACTCGCTCGTGAGCGAATACGAACTGCGCACGCAGATGGGCCTGGATCGGCTCGGGCCGTTCCCGTCGTTCGAAGTCCGCAACACGGTCCGGCTCAACGGCGACTTCACCAAGCCGCTTCGGAGCGGCGGGTACGTGCAGGTCTCGGCGTACGTGGACGGCGTCGAGAACAGCTTCCGGGGGAAGCCGCTCGATCCGAAGTTCGGCGGCAAGGAGCTCCAGAATCGCTTCCGGGGTCACGTCGAAGGGGTGTGGTCCCAGCCGCTGCTCCGCGGCCGCGGAGCCACCAGCGTCATCGCACCCGAGCGGTCCGCCGCGGCGAACCTGCAGGCCGGGCGGTTCAGCTACCTGCACACGGTGTCCAAGAGCGTGCTGGACTCGACGATCGCGTACCTGGACCTGCTGGCGGCCGAGCAGTCGCTCGCGCTCCTGCAGGACTCGCTCACGGCGCAGCGGCGGATGCTCGACGCCAACACGCGGCTGGCGGCGGCGGGTGAGGTCGCGCGCAGCGACGTCAACCGTATGCAGGCGCGCGTGGCGGACGTCGAGGTGAGCGTCGCGCAGGCGCGCCAGGATCTGATCAGCAAGCAAACGGCGGTGGCGGTCAAGGCCGGCATGCGCGCGGAGGACATCGCCGCGCAGATCAAGGCGGGCGAGAAGTACCCGGACGAGCCGCTGCCGGTCGATGTGGACGCGGTCGTCCGGGCAGGAATCGTCAGCCGGAACGACATCCGTGCGGCCGATGCCTCGCGCCGGAGCGCGCGGGTGCTGCTCGACGCCGCCGTATTCGACGCGAAGCCGCGCCTCGACATGCAGGTGCGGGCGGGGATCACCAACGTCTACTACAGCCCGTACTTCCGCGTGTTGATTGACGAGTTCAACCGCTGCACGTCGGACTGGTCGGTCACGCGCGGGGTCTCGTGCTACGAGCCGAGGGATACGCCGGTCAACTACTTCAACGTCGTCGGCGTGGGGCGGGCCTACGGCACGCACTGGTCGCCGACGGCCGCGATCCAGTTCAAGTTCGAACTGCCGTTCGGCAACAACACGTTGATGGGCCGCGTGGAGAAGTCGCGGGCCGCCGTTCACCGCGCCGACATCCAGGTGATGGACCTCGGCCGCGTCGCGACCGAGAACATCGCCCAGAATGCTGCGTCGCTCCAGAAGGCCAGGGACGAGTGGGTGCGGCGCCGTGAGGCGGTGGAACGGTACACGACATCGTGGACCGACACCGACAAACGGCGGGCGGCGGGCGACATGACCCTGATCGACACCCTGCTCACCGAGCAGGATCTCACCAACGCTCGCCTGTCACTCGTGCAGGCGCAACACGACTACGCTGCCGCCCTGGCGCGCCTGCGCTACGAAACCGGCACGCTCGTCGTGGTGCGCAACGACCGGCCGGAACCTGATTTGAGCGGACTGGTCATCAAGTAGCCGCCAACCGGCCGAGCGGTCGAGAACGGGTCGGCCGGGCGCCCTCGGGCGCCCGACCGGTCACCCGGATATCCAGGGAAGGGGAGGAAGCCGTGCAAGGAGGCATGTTCCGCAAGGCTGCCATCGACAAGGTGTCTTCACCGGAACAGCTCGATCTGCTGATGCAGGTTACGTCTCCGATCGGCTGGCTCGCGCTCCTGACCGTCGGTGTGGTCCTGATCATCGCCGGCTTCTGGAGCGTGCTCGGGTCGATTCCGGAACTCGTGGACGGCAACGGCACGCTGTTCCGCGGCGAGCGCCTCATCGAGGTCAAGGCGCCGGCGTCCGGCCGGTTGCTGCAGTTCAACGTCAATTCCGGAATGAAGCTCCAGGCCGGGCAGGTCATCGCAAAGGTGAAGCGAGACCAGGACAGCATCGAGCAGAAATCGGCCGACCAGCTCACGATCGCCAAGAACGAGGCGATGGTCGAGTCCAAGCGCGGCGAGATCGGCAACCTGCACCAGCAGCGCAACATGCAGGCGAGTCTGGTGGCCCAGGGCCTCAAGGCGGCCAACTCGCTGCTCGACTGGGACCGCCGCATCATCCAGGCCGAGGGCGAGCTGAACTCCATCGAGAAGGAAACGCGCGTCCTCCAGGCGCGCATGTCCTCGACGACCGACATCACGACCCCCGAAGGCGGGCGCGTCGTCGAGGTCATCAAGACGACCGGGGACTCCATCCGCGAAGGCGAACCGATGCTGCGGCTCGAGCCCGACACGACGGGGTCGCGCCGGCAGTTCTGCGGGGGCAACACCCACGTGATCCTCTTCGTGCCGGCGCAACTGGCCGGGAAGGTGCGTCCCGGCCAGGATGCCCACGTGTCGCCGCTCGACGTGAAGAAGGAGGAGTACGGCTACATCGTCGGGAAGGTGGAGTGGATCTCGTCGTACGCCGCGTCGCCCGAGGACATGCGCGAGAAGCTGAAGAACGACCAGTTGGTGAAGTCGTTCAGCGGCTCCGGTCCGGTGTTCGAGGCACGCGTGTGCCTCGAGGCGGATCCGAAGAACAAGGCAAACGGCTTCCGGTGGTCGTCCTCGGGGCCGGACAAGCCCATCGATACCGGCGGCGCGTGCACGGCGTCGCTGGTGGTGGACTCCAAGCAGCCCTACACCTACATCATCCCGATGGTCCGCCGCACGGTCGGCCTCTAGGCGAAGGAGCAGCATGAGCGGCGAGCCCGAGACACCGGCTGCCCCCGAGACGCCTGCGATTCCGAAACCGCCGAACCGGCGGGTGAAGGCGCCGACCCTCCTCCAGATGGAGGCGGTCGAGTGCGGCGCGGCGGCGCTCGGCATCGTGCTCGGCTACTTCGGGAAGACCGTGCCGCTCGAGGAACTGCGCGTCGAGTGCGGCGTGTCGCGCGACGGCAGCAAGGCGAACAACGTCCTCAAGGCGGCGCGCAAGTACGGCCTCACCGCGAAGGGTTTCAAGTACGACGAGCTGGCGAAGCTCTACGATCTGCCGCTCCCCATCATCCTGTTCTGGAACATGAACCACTTCCTCGTCCTGGAAGGGTTCAGGGGCGGAAAGGCGTACCTCAACGACCCGGCCCAGGGGCCGCGCAAGATCACGATGGAGGAGCTGAACTCCTCCTATTCGGGCGTCGTCCTCACGTTCGAACCGGGGCCCGAGTTCTCCAAGGGCGGCGACAAGCCGAGCATGCGCCGCGCGCTCACGCGGCGGTTGTCCGACTCGAAGCTGGCGCTGCTCTACGTGATGCTCTGCGGCCTGTTTCTCGTGGCGCCCGGCCTCGTGGCGCCGACCTTCACGCGGATCTTCATCGACGACTACCTGATTGGGAACCGTGAATACGTCGTGAAGCCGCTTCTGTGGAGCATGGGCATCACGACGGTCTTCATGATGCTCCTGACCTGGCTGCAGAAGTACTACCTGCTGCGCCTCGAGACCAAGCTCTCGCTGCTGCACTCCAGCCGGTTCTTCGCGCACCTGCAACGCCTGCCGATTCCGTACTTCGTCCAGCGGTACGCCGGGGAAATCGGATCGCGCGTGGCGATCAACGACCGGGTCGCGAACGTGATCGGCACGAAGCTCACGAGCACGACGATCGACCTGTGCGTCGTGTTCTTCTACCTGGCGTTGATGCTCTGGTACGACGTGCCGCTGACGCTGGTCGTCGTGGCGGTCACCGCGCTGAACGTCCTCTCGATCAAGCTCGTCGCGCGGATCCGCACAGACGTCAGCCGCCGGCTGCTGCTCGACAAGGGCAAGCTGCAGGGCACGGCGATGGGCGGCCTGCAGATGATCGAGACGCTGAAGGCGACCGGTGGCGAGGCCGAGTTCTTCGCGCGGTGGGCGGGCTATCAGGCGAAGTCGCTCCTTGGCGACCAGACGCTGTCGCTGCTGTCCGAAACGACCTCCGCCGTCCCGGTGGCGGTCACCAGCCTCGCGACGATGACCGTCTACGTGATGGGCGGCTACCGCGTGATGAGCGGCGTGATGACCGTCGGCATGCTGGTCGCCTACCAGACGCTCGTCGGCAGCTTCACGCGCCCGCTCAGCAACCTCGTCAACTTCAGCGGCATGCTGCAGGAGCTCGAAGGCGACATGAATCGCCTGGACGACGTGCTGCGGTACCCGCGCGATCCGCAGTACACCCGCCAGATTCCCGAGCGAACGGCCCAGGACGATTCCGCCGTCAAGCTGAGCGGCCGTGTCGAGCTGCGCGATATCGCGTTCGGCTACAGCCCGCTCGACCCGCCGCTCATCGAGGACTTCAACCTGACCATCGAGCCCGGACAGCGCGTCGCGCTCGTCGGGGGCAGCGGCAGCGGGAAGTCCACGGTCGCCAAGCTCGTCTCGGGCCTGTACGAGCCTTGGAAGGGGCAGGTGCTCTTCGACGGCGTGCCACGCACGGAGCTGCCGCGCGCGCTCATCACCAACTCGGTGGGCGTCGTCGATCAGGAGGTGTTCCTGTTCGGCGGCACGATCACCGAGAACGTGTCGATGTGGGACAACACGCTGTCGGCGAGCCGCATCGCCCAGGCGTGCCGCGATGCCGCGCTCGAGGACGTCATCGAGGGGCGCGAAGGGCGGTACGAATCGATCATCGACGAGGGAGGCAAGAACCTGAGCGGCGGCCAGCGTCAACGCCTGGAGATTGCCCGTGCGCTGGCCGGCGAGCCGTCCATCGTCATCCTGGACGAGGCCACGAGTGCGCTCGACCCGACCACCGAGACGCTGATCGACGAGAGTCTGCGCCGGCGCGGCTGCACCTGCATCATCATCGCGCACCGGCTCAGCACGATTCGCGACGCCGACAAGATCCTCGTCATGCAGCGTGGCAAGGTCGTGCAACAAGGGACGCACGACGAGATGAAGGTCATCGACGGCCCGTACAAGTCTCTGATCAGCGTCGGGTAGCCCTCGGCCCAGAGCCCAGAGCCAACGATGGAGTAACCGCCATTTCCGTCACACAGGAACGCCTCCTTCGCATCGTGTCGTCCCCGCAGCCCGGGCGGGAAGGGTGGGAACTGCCCATTGGGCGCGACGGCGTCACGATCGGGCGGGCCGACGACTGCACCGTCGCGTTGGCCGACGGGCAGGTGTCGCGCCGGCACGCGCGCATCGAGTCGCGCCCGGACGGCGTGTTCCTGATCGACAATCAGAGCGGCAACGGCACCTGGGTCGGCGACGCGCAGGTGTCCGAGGTGCGTCTGGCGCACGGCACCCGGTTCCGCATCGGCGATACGGTGTTCGAGTTCGTGGCGCCGCCGCCTCTTGTTGAAGAACAAACGCTCGTCATCAGCCTGCCGGCGCAGCCCCCCATTCCGGTGGTTCCCGAGACCCACGCGCGCGAGTTCATCGTCAAGGTCGTGGCCTCCAAGGGTGGCGAGGCCGTGGGCGCCGAGTACCGCGTGACGGGCACGGCGACCATCGGGCGTGGCGACGACTGTGCGGTGGCGATCAAGGACAACAGTGCCTCTCGCCGCCACGCGACCGTCGAGGCGCTGGAGGACGGCCGCTTCCGCATCGTCGACGCGAGCAGCGTCAACGGCCTGTGGATGGGAGAGCGGCGCGTGAAGGACGAAGTGATCGACGCGGGGCAGCAGTTCCGCGTCGGCAATACGTTCTTCGAATGCCAGCTCCCGGCGGCACCGACGCCCGAGTCCGAAGGCACGATGATGATGGCGGACCTCGGCTCGCTGATGGCCAAGGTGGCCCAGCAGCGGATCGAGGACGCGGGAGAAGTGGTGTCGATTGCCGGCAACCAGGCGATCCTGCTCGACGATCAGCGCGTTGCCTACTACGTCGTCTCCGGCAAGGCCGAGGTGTTCACCGTCCAGGTCAAGGACGGGAAGCCGTTCGGCGCCCGCAGTCACTTCCTGACCGTCGATCACGGCGAGGCGTTCTTCGGCGTGACCCAGAGTTTCTCGGAGGATGGTTTCCTCGCCACCTCCAAGAGTGGTGTCGACATCCGGCGGATACCGCGCGAGGAACTGACCCGGCTCGCCGCCGAGGATGCGGACCTCGCCGCGCAGGTGGCCAAGCTGGTTGACGGCTGGGTGTCGGGCCTGTCCACCCGGCTCACGCGCGACATTTCGTCCAGGCCGTTCGCCGACGTCACGCTGCAGGCCGGCGCCCAGGCGTCGGTCGCGGCCGGGAATCGCGCGCGTCCGGGCGAAGGCGTGGCCTGGGTCCCGGCCGAACCCGACCGCCTGCTCTTCATCGGCCTCTCCACGCTCTCGCCGGACGAGACCGTCCTGTTCCCGCTCGGCGCCTCCACGTGGATCGAACTGGCGGGCGAGGAAGCCGAGACCATGGCCGTGACGCCGGTTTCGACGACCGCCTTGCTGGTCAATCCGGCGCTGTGGACCGGCCTCGACTACTTCCACCAGGTGCTGTGCGAGTGCGAGTTCATCAACAAGCGCCTCGCCCTGCTGGACGAATACGACCGCATCGGCCGAAAGAGCGACGAGTCGGATCGGGCGCGCAGCGACGCGATCGACGCGATCGGCGCCGTGCTCGCCGGCAAGCACACCGAGCCGAGCAGTCTGTCGAGGGTCGGCGGCGGCCAGCCGCTGGTCGAGGCGTGCCGGCTCATTGGCGATTGGCTGGGGGTCAAGATCGTCAACCCGGCCGGGGGAACTGCCGA
This window contains:
- a CDS encoding NHLP family bacteriocin export ABC transporter peptidase/permease/ATPase subunit, producing MSGEPETPAAPETPAIPKPPNRRVKAPTLLQMEAVECGAAALGIVLGYFGKTVPLEELRVECGVSRDGSKANNVLKAARKYGLTAKGFKYDELAKLYDLPLPIILFWNMNHFLVLEGFRGGKAYLNDPAQGPRKITMEELNSSYSGVVLTFEPGPEFSKGGDKPSMRRALTRRLSDSKLALLYVMLCGLFLVAPGLVAPTFTRIFIDDYLIGNREYVVKPLLWSMGITTVFMMLLTWLQKYYLLRLETKLSLLHSSRFFAHLQRLPIPYFVQRYAGEIGSRVAINDRVANVIGTKLTSTTIDLCVVFFYLALMLWYDVPLTLVVVAVTALNVLSIKLVARIRTDVSRRLLLDKGKLQGTAMGGLQMIETLKATGGEAEFFARWAGYQAKSLLGDQTLSLLSETTSAVPVAVTSLATMTVYVMGGYRVMSGVMTVGMLVAYQTLVGSFTRPLSNLVNFSGMLQELEGDMNRLDDVLRYPRDPQYTRQIPERTAQDDSAVKLSGRVELRDIAFGYSPLDPPLIEDFNLTIEPGQRVALVGGSGSGKSTVAKLVSGLYEPWKGQVLFDGVPRTELPRALITNSVGVVDQEVFLFGGTITENVSMWDNTLSASRIAQACRDAALEDVIEGREGRYESIIDEGGKNLSGGQRQRLEIARALAGEPSIVILDEATSALDPTTETLIDESLRRRGCTCIIIAHRLSTIRDADKILVMQRGKVVQQGTHDEMKVIDGPYKSLISVG